Proteins from a single region of Pseudomonas ekonensis:
- a CDS encoding 2OG-Fe dioxygenase family protein, with translation MSAGSAIGHPGSAVLFELSERLRNDHYADSAVFPAAQVASLGREACRAFDRTWDNLPPDTYLNAENGRRERRICKFEYRQRERHWTPLDDCHFFQAQAHNPLLGGVQRTYAHSEPAFTASPVLRSLLAADLALMDLAVGHRDWLVTCHQFRILCDESRDGQATPEGRHRDGHDFVFQHLIQRQHVIGGESRIFNENGDNVFSATLTNYLETVVLNDRILLHEVSPLQKLGISSNRSTRDMLIIDFDLADY, from the coding sequence ATGAGCGCCGGTAGCGCCATCGGGCATCCGGGCAGTGCCGTGCTGTTCGAACTGTCCGAGCGGCTGCGCAACGACCATTACGCCGACAGCGCCGTTTTTCCGGCGGCGCAGGTGGCGTCTTTGGGCCGCGAAGCGTGCCGCGCCTTCGACCGCACCTGGGACAACCTGCCGCCGGACACCTACCTGAACGCAGAGAACGGCCGCCGCGAGCGGCGCATCTGCAAGTTCGAGTACCGCCAGCGGGAACGCCACTGGACGCCCCTCGACGACTGCCATTTCTTCCAGGCCCAGGCCCATAACCCGCTGCTGGGCGGCGTCCAGCGCACCTATGCGCACAGCGAGCCGGCCTTCACCGCATCGCCCGTGCTGCGCAGCCTGCTGGCGGCGGACCTGGCGCTGATGGACCTGGCGGTCGGCCACCGCGACTGGCTGGTGACCTGCCATCAGTTCCGCATCCTGTGCGACGAATCCCGCGACGGCCAGGCCACCCCCGAAGGCCGTCACCGCGACGGCCACGATTTCGTCTTTCAGCACCTGATCCAGCGCCAGCACGTCATCGGCGGCGAAAGCCGGATATTCAATGAAAACGGCGACAATGTTTTCAGCGCAACTTTGACGAACTACCTGGAAACCGTCGTATTGAATGACCGAATACTTCTGCATGAAGTTTCCCCACTGCAG
- the cobW gene encoding cobalamin biosynthesis protein CobW, whose protein sequence is MKTLAKLPVTIVTGFLGSGKTTLLRHMLDNAQGRRIAVIVNEFGELGIDGEILKQCTIGCTEEEATGRVYELANGCLCCTVQEEFFPVMRELVARRGDLDHILIETSGLALPKPLVQAFQWPEIRNACTVDAVITVVDSPAVAAGTFAAFPDQVDAQRKLDPNLDHESPLHELFADQLASADLVILNKADQASAEDLARVRLEVAEELPPAVKIVEASNGRLPLDVLIGLGAGSEEHIDGRHSHHDHHHDGDDHDDHDHDAFDSISIELPQADESLLLDALTQLVVQHGILRVKGFAAIPNKPMRLLIQGVGTRFDKHFDRQWGADEARITRLVLIGQKLDAARLEAQLRAALSV, encoded by the coding sequence ATGAAAACACTGGCCAAACTCCCCGTCACCATCGTCACCGGCTTCCTCGGCTCGGGCAAGACCACCCTGCTGCGGCACATGCTCGACAACGCCCAGGGCCGCCGCATCGCGGTGATCGTCAACGAGTTCGGCGAACTGGGCATCGACGGCGAAATCCTCAAGCAGTGCACCATCGGCTGCACCGAAGAAGAGGCCACCGGCCGCGTCTACGAACTGGCCAACGGCTGCCTGTGCTGCACGGTGCAGGAAGAGTTCTTCCCGGTGATGCGCGAGCTGGTGGCCCGTCGCGGCGACCTCGACCACATCCTGATCGAAACCTCCGGCCTGGCGCTGCCCAAGCCGCTGGTGCAGGCCTTCCAGTGGCCGGAAATCCGCAACGCCTGCACCGTCGACGCGGTGATCACCGTGGTCGACAGCCCGGCCGTGGCCGCCGGCACCTTCGCCGCGTTCCCGGACCAGGTCGACGCCCAGCGCAAGCTCGACCCGAACCTGGACCACGAATCGCCGCTGCACGAGCTGTTCGCCGACCAACTGGCCAGCGCCGACCTGGTCATCCTCAACAAGGCCGACCAGGCCAGCGCCGAAGACCTGGCCCGCGTGCGCCTGGAAGTCGCCGAAGAGCTGCCGCCGGCGGTCAAGATCGTCGAAGCCAGCAACGGCCGCCTGCCGCTGGACGTGCTGATCGGCCTGGGCGCCGGCTCCGAGGAGCACATCGACGGTCGCCACAGCCATCACGATCATCACCATGACGGCGATGACCACGACGACCACGATCACGACGCCTTCGATTCGATTTCCATCGAACTGCCGCAAGCCGACGAAAGCCTGCTGCTCGATGCCCTGACCCAACTGGTGGTTCAGCACGGCATCCTGCGGGTCAAGGGCTTCGCGGCGATCCCGAACAAGCCGATGCGTCTGCTGATCCAGGGCGTGGGCACCCGTTTCGACAAGCACTTCGACCGCCAGTGGGGCGCAGACGAGGCGCGCATCACCCGTCTGGTGCTGATCGGCCAGAAACTGGACGCCGCCCGGCTCGAAGCGCAACTGCGCGCCGCGCTCAGCGTGTAA
- the cobN gene encoding cobaltochelatase subunit CobN codes for MHLLRTQPGGFVSDDNIADLGQTPAELVILCSGDSSLALLAEAAQQLPDDYPSLRLANPMQVQNHASVDLYVDEVLRHAKVILISLHGGIAYWRYGVERLVELAGRGVQVILVPGDDRPDPELSGLSTVGAEDRDRLWQFLRQGGLGNALDFFRCLANRWLDRPYAWGEPQALPRTAIYHPHKSTAALGDWQADWQAGRPVAAVLFYRSHLQAANTAFIDVFCQRLQAAGLNPLPIAVASLKEPGCLTVVEDWLDETETGVILNTTGFAQSSPEAPHLRPFRRDIPVIQAICAQDNEPGWRASEQGLGPRDLAMHIALPELDGRIISRPISFKDLAWRSERSQSDVVCYRAQPERMDFVAELARRWADLARVPNREKRVALILANYPTRDGRIGNGVGLDTPAAALNILRALHQSGYPLPAELPASGTDLIRRLLGGGVSNDLDTLDQRPCAQSLDMDEYLAMFDALPDANRAAVLERWGTPQQDPMCRDNRMMVAGLRFGLTFVGIQPARGYQVDPSAVYHDPDLVPPHGYLAFYFWLRRTYGAHALIHVGKHGNLEWLPGKGVGLSDQCWPDALLGPLPNIYPFIVNDPGEGAQAKRRTQAVIIDHLMPPLTRAETYGPLRNLELLADEYYEAQLLDPRRARELQRDILQLVRETQIDRELQLDAALDSDADAAVWLPRLDTYLCDLKESQIRDGLHVFGESPTGPLRTDTLLALLRIPRGDGKGAQSSLLRALAKAFGLGFDPLDCALAEPWAGPRPDELQAVSDEAWRTCGDTRERLELFAAQLIASTTPSPCGGGFARDSGVPVERNVEGSTDSPPKEPRWAPVNEILTSLREVIAPRLDACGPAEMRGLLDALDGRFVPAGPSGAPSRGRLDVLPTGRNFYSVDVRNLPTTTAWRIGFQSASLILERHLQDHGDHLRQIGLSVWGTATMRTGGDDIAQAMALMGVRPVWATGSQRVDDFEILPLSLLDRPRVDVTLRVSGFFRDAFANLIRLFDAAVQAVAELDEPDDLNPLAAKVRAEREALVQSGLDEEAARRQAGWRIFGAKPGAYGAGVQGAIDARLWQTREDLAEVYLNWGAYAYGGSDEGTAARERFARRLSQVQAVLHNQDNREHDLLDSNDYYQFQGGMLAAVESLRGEAAASYHGDHSQPDLPKIRTLKEELNRVIRSRAANPKWIDGVKRHGYKGAFELAATVDNLFAFDATTQLIDDHQYALLADAYLLDPSTREFVREHNPHALRDMTERMLEAQQRGMWQDPGAYREALENLLLDIEEET; via the coding sequence ATGCACCTGCTCAGGACCCAGCCCGGCGGTTTCGTGTCGGATGACAACATTGCCGACCTTGGACAGACCCCCGCCGAGCTGGTGATCCTGTGCAGCGGCGATTCCAGCCTGGCGCTGCTCGCCGAAGCCGCACAGCAGCTGCCGGACGACTATCCGAGCCTGCGCCTGGCCAACCCGATGCAGGTGCAGAACCATGCCTCGGTCGATCTGTACGTCGACGAAGTGCTGCGCCACGCCAAAGTCATTCTGATTTCGCTGCACGGCGGCATCGCCTATTGGCGCTACGGCGTCGAGCGCCTGGTGGAACTGGCCGGGCGCGGGGTGCAGGTGATCCTGGTGCCGGGCGACGACCGGCCCGACCCGGAGCTCAGCGGCCTGAGCACCGTCGGCGCGGAGGACCGCGACCGGCTCTGGCAATTCCTGCGCCAGGGCGGCCTGGGCAATGCGCTGGACTTCTTCCGTTGCCTGGCCAACCGCTGGCTGGATCGCCCCTACGCCTGGGGCGAGCCGCAGGCGCTGCCGCGCACGGCGATCTATCACCCGCACAAAAGCACCGCCGCCCTGGGCGACTGGCAGGCCGATTGGCAAGCCGGCCGGCCGGTGGCGGCGGTGCTGTTTTACCGCTCGCATTTGCAGGCGGCCAACACCGCGTTCATCGATGTGTTCTGCCAGCGCTTGCAGGCGGCTGGGCTCAACCCGTTGCCCATCGCGGTGGCGAGCCTCAAGGAGCCCGGCTGCCTGACGGTGGTCGAGGACTGGCTGGACGAAACCGAAACCGGCGTGATCCTCAACACCACCGGGTTCGCCCAGTCGAGCCCGGAAGCGCCGCACCTGCGGCCGTTCCGCCGCGACATCCCGGTGATCCAGGCCATCTGCGCCCAGGACAACGAGCCCGGCTGGCGCGCCAGCGAGCAGGGCCTGGGCCCGCGGGATCTGGCGATGCACATCGCCTTGCCTGAGCTGGACGGGCGGATCATCAGCCGGCCGATCAGCTTCAAGGATCTGGCCTGGCGCAGCGAGCGCAGCCAGTCGGACGTCGTCTGCTATCGGGCGCAACCGGAGCGCATGGATTTCGTCGCCGAACTGGCGCGGCGCTGGGCTGACCTGGCCCGTGTGCCGAACCGCGAAAAGCGCGTGGCCCTGATCCTGGCCAACTACCCGACCCGGGACGGGCGCATCGGCAACGGCGTCGGCCTGGATACCCCGGCGGCGGCCCTGAACATCCTCCGGGCGCTTCACCAGAGCGGCTATCCGTTGCCCGCCGAACTCCCGGCCAGCGGCACCGACTTGATCCGCCGGTTGCTCGGCGGCGGCGTTAGCAACGACCTGGACACCCTCGACCAGCGTCCTTGCGCGCAAAGCCTGGATATGGACGAATACCTGGCGATGTTCGACGCCTTGCCCGACGCCAACCGCGCAGCGGTGCTGGAGCGCTGGGGCACGCCGCAGCAAGACCCGATGTGCCGTGACAATCGCATGATGGTCGCGGGCCTGCGCTTTGGCCTGACCTTTGTCGGCATCCAGCCGGCGCGGGGCTATCAGGTGGATCCGAGCGCGGTGTACCACGACCCGGACCTGGTGCCGCCCCACGGCTATCTCGCGTTCTATTTCTGGCTGCGCCGCACCTACGGCGCCCACGCACTGATCCACGTCGGCAAGCACGGCAACCTCGAATGGCTGCCGGGCAAAGGCGTGGGACTGTCCGACCAGTGCTGGCCGGACGCATTGCTCGGGCCATTGCCGAACATCTATCCGTTCATCGTCAACGACCCGGGCGAGGGCGCCCAGGCCAAGCGCCGCACGCAGGCGGTGATCATCGACCACCTGATGCCGCCGCTGACCCGCGCCGAAACCTACGGCCCGCTGCGCAACCTGGAGTTGCTGGCGGACGAGTACTACGAAGCGCAACTGCTCGACCCGCGCCGCGCCCGCGAACTGCAGCGCGACATCCTGCAACTGGTGCGCGAGACGCAGATCGACCGCGAACTGCAACTGGACGCCGCGCTCGACAGCGATGCGGATGCGGCGGTGTGGCTGCCGCGTCTGGACACCTACCTGTGCGACCTGAAGGAATCGCAGATCCGCGACGGCCTGCACGTGTTCGGCGAGTCGCCCACCGGACCGCTGCGCACCGATACGTTGCTGGCCTTGCTGCGCATCCCGCGGGGCGACGGCAAGGGCGCGCAGTCGAGCCTGCTGCGGGCGTTGGCCAAAGCGTTCGGGCTGGGTTTCGACCCGTTGGACTGCGCGCTGGCCGAGCCGTGGGCCGGGCCGCGTCCGGATGAACTGCAAGCGGTCAGCGACGAGGCTTGGCGCACCTGCGGCGACACCCGCGAACGCCTGGAGCTGTTCGCCGCCCAATTGATCGCCTCGACGACGCCGTCTCCCTGTGGGGGCGGGTTTGCCCGCGACAGCGGCGTACCGGTCGAACGCAATGTTGAAGGCTCAACCGATTCACCTCCAAAGGAACCTCGGTGGGCGCCGGTCAATGAGATCCTGACGAGTCTTCGCGAGGTCATCGCCCCGCGCCTGGACGCCTGCGGCCCTGCGGAGATGCGTGGCCTGCTCGATGCCCTGGACGGCCGCTTCGTGCCCGCCGGCCCCAGCGGCGCGCCGAGCCGCGGCCGCCTCGATGTGCTGCCCACCGGGCGCAACTTCTATTCGGTGGACGTGCGCAACCTGCCGACCACCACCGCGTGGCGCATCGGCTTCCAGTCCGCCAGCCTGATCCTTGAACGGCATCTGCAGGACCACGGCGACCACCTGCGCCAGATCGGCCTGTCAGTGTGGGGCACGGCAACCATGCGCACCGGCGGCGACGACATCGCCCAGGCCATGGCGCTGATGGGCGTGCGCCCGGTGTGGGCCACCGGCAGCCAGCGGGTGGACGATTTCGAGATCCTGCCGCTGAGCCTGCTCGACCGGCCCCGGGTCGACGTGACGCTGCGGGTGTCCGGGTTCTTCCGCGATGCCTTCGCCAACCTGATCCGCCTGTTCGACGCCGCCGTGCAGGCGGTGGCCGAACTCGACGAACCGGACGACCTCAACCCGCTGGCCGCCAAGGTGCGCGCCGAACGTGAAGCGCTGGTGCAGTCGGGGCTGGACGAAGAGGCCGCCCGGCGCCAGGCCGGCTGGCGGATCTTCGGCGCCAAGCCCGGCGCCTATGGCGCGGGCGTGCAGGGCGCCATCGATGCGCGGCTGTGGCAGACCCGCGAGGATCTGGCCGAGGTCTACCTGAACTGGGGGGCCTACGCCTACGGCGGGTCCGACGAAGGCACCGCCGCCCGGGAGCGGTTCGCCCGGCGCCTGAGCCAGGTGCAGGCGGTGCTGCACAACCAGGACAACCGCGAGCACGACCTGCTCGACTCCAACGACTACTACCAGTTCCAGGGCGGCATGCTCGCGGCGGTGGAGAGCCTGCGCGGCGAGGCAGCGGCCAGCTATCACGGCGATCACAGCCAGCCGGACCTGCCGAAGATCCGCACGCTCAAGGAGGAGCTCAACCGGGTGATCCGTTCCCGGGCGGCCAATCCGAAATGGATCGACGGGGTCAAGCGCCACGGCTATAAAGGCGCGTTCGAACTGGCGGCGACCGTGGACAACCTGTTCGCTTTCGATGCCACCACGCAGCTGATCGACGACCATCAGTACGCCTTGCTCGCCGACGCCTATCTGCTGGATCCTTCGACCCGCGAGTTCGTGCGTGAGCACAACCCCCATGCCCTGCGGGACATGACCGAGCGGATGCTGGAAGCGCAGCAGCGGGGGATGTGGCAGGATCCGGGCGCGTACCGCGAGGCGCTGGAGAACCTGTTGCTGGACATAGAAGAAGAGACCTGA
- a CDS encoding ATP-binding protein codes for MTDTFHFPLSAVVGADDLKLALCLTAIDPKIGGVLIEGPRGMAKSTLARGLADLLNGGQFVTLPLGATEERLVGTLDLDAALSDGRAQFSPGVLAKADGGVLYVDEVNLLPDHLVDLLLDVAASGTNLIERDGISHRHSAKFVLIGTMNPEEGELRPQLLDRFGLNVALGGHTAPAERGQIIRRRLDFDSDPEGFCAHWEGEQQALRERCRSARDRLADIALDDDALAQITERCFAAGVDGLRADLVWLRAARAHAAWRGAGAIEGQDIDAVAEFALRHRRRKHPSAPAQAAAQSAANSQADSREGQGQWGEMPAPAQATGTRREVPHWPKKP; via the coding sequence ATGACCGACACCTTCCATTTCCCCCTGTCCGCCGTGGTCGGCGCCGATGACCTGAAACTGGCCCTGTGCCTGACCGCCATCGACCCGAAGATCGGCGGCGTGCTGATCGAAGGCCCGCGGGGCATGGCCAAATCCACCCTGGCCCGGGGGCTGGCGGACCTGCTCAACGGCGGTCAGTTCGTCACCTTGCCGCTGGGCGCCACCGAAGAGCGGCTGGTGGGCACGCTGGACCTGGACGCCGCCCTGAGCGACGGCCGCGCGCAGTTTTCGCCGGGCGTGCTGGCCAAGGCCGACGGCGGCGTGCTGTATGTCGATGAAGTGAACCTGTTGCCCGACCATCTGGTGGACCTGCTGCTCGACGTGGCCGCCAGCGGCACCAACCTGATCGAGCGCGACGGCATCTCCCACCGCCACTCGGCGAAGTTCGTCCTGATCGGCACCATGAACCCGGAAGAGGGCGAACTGCGGCCGCAACTGCTGGACCGCTTCGGCCTCAACGTCGCCTTGGGCGGCCACACGGCTCCGGCCGAGCGCGGGCAGATCATCCGTCGCCGGCTCGACTTCGACAGCGACCCGGAAGGCTTCTGCGCGCACTGGGAAGGCGAGCAGCAAGCCCTGCGCGAGCGTTGCCGCAGCGCCCGCGACAGGCTTGCGGACATTGCGCTGGACGATGACGCTTTGGCGCAGATCACCGAACGTTGCTTCGCCGCCGGCGTCGATGGCTTGCGGGCGGATCTGGTCTGGCTGCGGGCGGCACGGGCCCATGCGGCCTGGCGGGGCGCCGGCGCGATCGAAGGGCAGGACATCGACGCGGTGGCCGAATTCGCCTTGCGCCATCGCCGCCGCAAACACCCTTCGGCCCCTGCGCAGGCAGCGGCGCAGTCTGCGGCCAACAGCCAGGCCGACAGCCGCGAAGGGCAGGGCCAATGGGGCGAAATGCCCGCGCCGGCGCAAGCCACCGGCACCCGCCGCGAAGTGCCGCACTGGCCAAAAAAGCCCTAG
- a CDS encoding vWA domain-containing protein yields the protein MGRNARAGASHRHPPRSAALAKKALGIRPRSDAGANARPRAGRLDNGRQGRRHAARSGSVNWPGTLLNGRPRCRADLLLQMRTRTPHELWLVIVDASGSTRRHQALSDAKGLLAQVFDDAYRQRARLALLTASGAAPTWQVQGLKSGSGLRAWLDALGAGGGTPLLAALAEAGQWLTARRKRFPAERQRLLVVTDGRLKDPGGLSALACPGLLIDIERGPIRLGRARQLATALDAEYRHIDELPLN from the coding sequence ATGGGGCGAAATGCCCGCGCCGGCGCAAGCCACCGGCACCCGCCGCGAAGTGCCGCACTGGCCAAAAAAGCCCTAGGCATTCGCCCCCGGTCCGACGCGGGGGCGAATGCCAGACCCCGCGCCGGACGGCTGGACAACGGCAGGCAAGGTCGGCGCCACGCCGCCCGCAGCGGTTCGGTGAACTGGCCGGGCACCTTGCTCAACGGCCGGCCCCGGTGCCGGGCGGACCTGTTGTTGCAGATGCGCACCCGCACGCCCCATGAACTGTGGCTGGTGATCGTCGATGCGTCCGGCTCGACCCGTCGCCATCAGGCCCTGAGCGATGCCAAAGGCCTGCTCGCCCAGGTGTTCGACGACGCCTACCGGCAGCGCGCGCGCCTGGCCTTGCTCACCGCCAGCGGCGCAGCGCCGACGTGGCAGGTGCAAGGGCTCAAGTCCGGTAGTGGCCTGCGGGCCTGGCTCGATGCCCTGGGGGCCGGGGGCGGCACGCCGCTGCTGGCGGCGCTCGCAGAGGCCGGGCAATGGCTGACGGCACGGCGCAAGCGTTTCCCGGCGGAGCGGCAACGGCTGCTGGTGGTGACGGACGGGCGGCTGAAGGATCCGGGAGGGCTGTCGGCGCTGGCATGCCCGGGCTTGCTGATCGACATCGAACGCGGACCGATCCGCCTGGGCCGGGCCCGGCAACTGGCGACGGCGCTGGACGCCGAATACCGGCATATCGATGAGCTGCCCCTGAACTGA